GATGTGAACGCCGGGAGTGTTGCACCCGATTGCCAGTTCAATATCTTTTTTGACCGCCCGGCACCAGCAGGTAAGCATGGTTGGCAGGTTCAACTGAACAATGGCTTCAATCTCCCGACATGCAAACTTTCCCATGGCAGGGATACCCACTTCGATCTCGTCAACGCCGCATTCGGCAAGCCGGCCGGCAATGGTTAATTTTTCCAGGGGTCGGAAAAAGACACCCGGGGCCTGTTCCCCGTCCCGAAGGGTGGTGTCCACCATCCAGACCCTTAGATCATGGGCTTTCATTACAATAAATAATCCTCTGCCACTTCACCGTCTTCCATGGCATCCAAAATGGCGTCAATCGCCTCTTCGTTCTCCACGTGCCCATACCAGATATTATCGGGATAAATTACCATGACAGGACCGTCATCACACTGTTTCAAACAGCAGGTGGAAGAGACCAGAACCTCTTCGAGCCCTCTGTCAATCACTTCATTTTCAATGTAGGCCAAAAAATCTCCAGACCCTTTTCTGTGACATTTACCTTTGGGTTCTCCGCTGGGACGAAAACTTGCGCATACTAGGATGTGTTTTTCGGGCTTATTCATTTTTTCTCCTTAAAAATTTTATTTTTTTATTTGGTTATATATTCAATTTGTTTTCAAGATTGGTCATAATACCGGCTACCCGTAGGTTGGGTTGAACGAAGTGAAACCCAACAACTTATGGATGTTGGGTTTCGTTCCTCAACCCAACCTACCGGACTGTGCTTGGTGTTTGAACGTAGCGTTGCTCAGATGCAAGGCGCAATAAAATTTGTAACCGGAGCAACCTGGGAGGTTGTGAGGATTGCAAATTTTATTGCAACGCCGCAGGTGGGTGACGATTCGTTCAAACAAGGATTACATACATCCGGTTCCTGTGCCGCGGCATTCTCCACAGGAGGTCTGAGACCGGACAAGCAGATGATTTAAGGATTCCCCTTTTTTCAAGGCCATGAGCACAAGATCAATCATGCCGTTCACCTCGTAGATGGTAAAGCCCATGGTGCTCAGAATTTTTTTAGGCGCATCCCCCGCGCCGGACACAAGAATGGTGTGGCAATCTTTAATGGTCCGGGCAAGATTAGTCCATCCGGCATTGCCGGAACCGCTTTTAGGCAAGCTTCTTGTTTCCACGAGCCTGGGGACTTCATGGCCTAAGTCATAGATGAGTAGCTCCGTGGCTTCGCCCAAAGGCTTATTGATCAACGCGCCTTCCCGGGTGGCCAAGGCCACATAAGGCCGAGATGCGGGATCATTATACGCATCAAAATCTTCCTTAACAGCGTCTTGACGGCCATACCTTGACGCACTGGATAGAGGGATGGGGGTTGTGGCGTGGTATCTGAGCCGATCCATGAGCTTCACGTTCAAGGGATCATCCAGCAGGCCGACTGCATCAGCCCGGCAGCGCTTACAATGGGTCATCTGGGGTACGAAGACCTGGGCGGCTTTTCGAAGTTCCTTGACCAGATCCTTGCCCGGTTCTTTCATGTCTTCAAATTTTGAACCTTTGGTGGGGAAATAGGGCATGATGTTAAAAATATCCACATTCATTTCACCCATTTTTCTTGCCACCTCTACGATGTGATCTTCGTTGATGCCCGGTAACAGTATGGAATTGACCTTGACCCTAATATTGCGTTTTTTAAGGCCTTCAACCGCATCAAGCTGACGGCTTAACAGCAATTTCACACCCTCGGTCGGACCGATGGAACGCTTTTTGTCCCTGACCCAGGAATAAATTTTTGCACCGATTTCAGGATCAACCGCATTAATGGTGATGCTAACATGGGTGGTGTTGATGGCTTTTAAATCATCCAGGTAGGGATGAATATTCATACCGTTGGTGGCCACACACAATAGCATTTCAGGGTAAGCGGCGCGGACCTTTTTCAAAGTTTCCATGGTTTTGTCACCGTTGGCAAAGGGGTCACCCGGGCCTGCTATGCCCACCACGGACGTGTTGGGTTTGGCCTCAACTACGTCTGCCAGATAGGCCATGGCCTGGTCCGGACTCAAAATAGAGGATGTGACACCGGGACGGCTTTCATTAACGCAGTCAAACTTTCTGTTACAAAAATTACACTGGATATTACAGGCCGGCGCAACCGGAAGGTGGACACGGCCAAAACTCTTACAGGATTTTTTATTAAAACAGGGATGGTTATCTAAATTCATCATGATTTATAATTTTCCTTATTTAGTTCCTGTAAAAAAATGGTCAATTTTGTTCGAGTTCGAGGCGGACAAAAGGGGCTGTTTTTCTACGGGAACTATTTACATATATGAGTATCCTATTCTGGACTCGGTCTGTTTTACCGTTAAAATTGCATTGACGATATTGTCAAACAACTGCTGGGCCCCTTTGTAACCGACGTGCAGAATGCGAGAGCCCCCTACCCGGTCGTGGATGGGAAATCCAACCCTGACCAGGGGGATTTTCAGCCGTCTTGCCATGGCATATCCCTTGGAATTGCCGATGATGATTTCGGGCCGCAGGTCTTCAGGCATGGCAGAAGCGGTCTCCTCCATGCAGGTAAAGTCCATGTCATTTTGGATGATGATCTGTTCAATAAGGCTTTCAGGCAACGTCTGTTCAAGGGCGGCTTTAAAGGTTTTGCTTTTACCGCCGGAAGCACAGAGCACAGGGATGATGCCGACTTCGGCAAGAAAGCCGGCCATAGAGACAACAAAATCCTCTTCCCCGTAAATCAAGGCCCGCTTTTTAGCTACATATTTATTGCCGTCCACATAAGCATCCACTAGGCGCCATTTCTCTTTTCTATACCGCTCCGGCACGGGCCGGCCCGAAATCTGGGACAAAATTTCCAAAAAGCGATCCGTGGCCTTTACCCCGATGGGGATGGGCAGGCGGGTACAGGGAACGCCAAAACGTTCGTTCAAAATATCCGCTGCGGTTACCTGGCCATTTTCTGCAGCCAGGGCCAGCACTGCGCCGAACTCCACACTGTGCACGGCCACATTCATCCTTTCAATGGCCGAAATGGGCGTACCCCCTTTCTGGATGGCCTGGTATTCCTGCCATGATGGTCCTTCCAGCCGTTCTGAATAATCGGGCAAAACGGCCACAGGGGTATGAAAATCTTCAAAAATATCTTTTAAATGCCGCAGATCTTCATTGGAGAGCATACCGGGAAACAAATTGATTTTTTTCTTTTTTTTGGGCCGGTAAGCAATTCTTTTGCCCTTGGGATTAAACCGATCCACCACCGCTGCCACGGCACCATGGAATCCGTCCACATGGGTGCCGGCATAAGCTGGTGTGGAAACATGGGCCAGGGCCGTGCCGTTGATGGTATTGCCCATGCTGTTTAATATTAACTGGACATCATCACCAATGGTTTCGGACAGGCAGGTAGTGGCAATACCGATCATGCTCGGGGCATACTGGCGTGCCACGTTTTCAATGGCCAGCTTCAGGTTGGCTCCGCCCCCGAATACCGCCGTTTCCTCAGTGAAGTTTGAAGAGGCAATATCCACAGGTTCCTTGAAATGGGAGATCAAATAGCGCCGCATATAGGTTGAACACCCCTGGGAGCCGTGAAGCAGGGGTACGCAGCCTTCAATACCCTGGAACACCAGGGTGGCCCCTAAGGGAGTGCACATTTTACATGCATTCTGGGTAGGGGTATATGAAGGGGTCTCTTTATACGGTCTGCCCGGAGTCATATCATACCTCCCTGTCCAGTTGGGTTCTGCCGCCTGGGCACAAGATCCCATACCGGGCTTGTAACGGTGCCGTGCACCTCTTTTGCAAAATTAACCATACCTTCAAAGCCGACCAGTGGAATTTTTCGTTCATGGTTATGGTCACAGAACCCGATGCCCATTTTATAGGCAATGGGTCTTTCCTTGACGCCGCCGATGAACAGATCCGCATCCTTTTCAACGGAATACTTGGCAAGCTCCAGGGGGTTGGAGTCGTCTACGATGACTGTACCTTCGTTACACATTTGCCTGAGCACTTCGTAATCTTCCTTGGTGCCGGTCTGTGATCCGGCCAGAACCACTTCCATGCCCAGGGTTTTTAACGCCTTAATCATAGAGAAGCCTTTAAACGCGCCGCCTACATATATGGATGCCTTTTTACCTTCAAGGTCTTTTTTCATGGCTTCCAAGGTTGGAACAATGGCCTGGACCTCCTTTCTAATCAAGTCCTGGGTCCTTTTTAAGATTTCAGGATTCTTCTTAAAGTGAACAGCCACCTGGTACAGGGCATCCGAGGTATCTTCAATACCGAAATAGGAGACCCTTATATAAGGGATGCCGTACTCTTTTTCCATCTGTTTTGCCAGATGGGTCACCGACCCTGAACACTGGACCACGTTCAGGGCGGCATTCTTTGCCTGCTGGACTTCTTCTACTCGGCCGTCACCGGTGATCACGGAGACCACCTTGACCCCCATGGCTTCATAATATTTTTTGATGATCCATGTCTCTCCGCCAATATTGAATTCGCCCAGGATATTGATGGAGTCGGGGATGGTGACCCGGGGGGCTTTGTTTCTTTCAATCAGACTGAACAAGGCGTCACAGGCGGCCTTGTATCCATCTTTTTTGGTGCCTTTAAATCCTTCAGAGTGGACAGCGATGACAGGGATGTTGGTCTCTTCTTCGACCTGGCGGCAGACCGCGTCCACGTCATCACCAATAATACCCACAATGCAGGTACAATATATAAAGGCCGCTTTGGGTGAATATTTTTCAATTAGCTCCAGCAGTGCTTTTTTCAGCTTTTTCTCGCCGCCATAGATAATATCGGTCTCAGACAGATCCGTTGAAAAGCTCATGCGATGAAGCTCCGGGCCCGAAGATTGAGCCCCTCTGATGTCCCAGGTATAGGAGGCGCACCCGATGGGGCCGTGAATCAGGTGCAAGGCATCGGCAATGGGGTAAAGCACCACCCTAGAGCCGCAAAAGACACAGGCCCGCTGACTGACTGCACCGGCCAGACTTTTGGTTTCACATTCCATTTCAAAGGGCTGTTTACCCTTCTGGTAAATCTGTTTTTCTCTCTGTTTGAGTACCGATATGGAGGTCATTTTATCTATTAATCCTTTACTATTCTACCAGTTCAAAACGTTCTTCGGGCGCATCCCGATCCGTGCGGTCCATAAGGGCGCTCAGGATTTTAACCAGGAACTGCAGCCCGCCTTTGTATCCCACTGTGGGAAGGTAGGAGTGGCCGATCCGGTCCAGGATGGGGAAGCCGTGGCGTACAAACGGGATGTCCTCGTCCCGGGCGATGTATTTGCCGTAAGTGTTGCAGACCAGCAGGTCCACAGGTTCGTTTTTGATCAACTGATGCAGGTGATACAGGTCGCTTCTAAGCTCGACGTTAATCTCGTCTCCGAACCGGGCAGTGATCTCCTTAATCCGTTTGACAAAAGCCTTGCCCGGGGTGCCGGTGACGATATGAACCGGTTTCATACCCATGGTGACAAAAAATTCGGTCAAGGAGATGAGCTGGTCCGGATCACCGGCCAGGGCCACTTTTTTACCATACAAATGGGGTTGCATGTCGGAGATGACGTCCAGCAGACGTCCGCGGTCACGGGTGATGGAATCCGGTACACAGACGCCGCCCATTGTACGAAGCGCATCAACGAACCGGTCCGTAGCCAGCAGACCAATGGGCAGGTCCAGTACCTGGCAGGGGACCTTATACTGGGCGTCAAGGGATTTTACCGCATCAGCCGAAGCCCAGGCGCCCAGCCCGATGGAACCAATGCTGTCACCAGCGCTCTTTATATCGCTGATACTTGCTCCGCCCTTTGGAAACATGACAAATTTTCCGGTAAGCGGCCCGTTAAGAATGCCGGAGGTATCCGGAAAAACGATGGAATCAATGCCCAGGGTGGCGGCGATATCTTTTATTTCAGTCATGTCCGCCGGTTCTACATATCCGGGAACAATATTGACTCTGCCGTTGGATTTGCCTGTCTTTTCAGCAAGCTGGGTTGCCATGGCATTGACCATATTGGAAAAACCCGTAACATGGGAGCCCACATAGCCCGGCGTAGCCGTATGAATAATATATTTGCCTTCGGGGACTGTGCCGTCTTTTTTGGCCTTTTTGACAATTTGGTTCACATCGTCGCCAATGGTTTCCGACAGACAGGTGGTGTTAATCGCAACCATGTCCGGGTCATAGGTAGTGAATATGGTTAAAAGGCCCTGGATCAAGTTGGCCTGACCGCCAAATACCGATGCCCCTTCAGTAAAGGAGGAGGTGGCCGCCATGACGGGTTCACGGTAATGACGGGACAGGGTAGACCTATGGTAGGCGCAGCAGCCCTGGGACCCATGACTGTGAGGCAGACAGCCATGGACGCCTAAGGCCGCATACATGGCTCCGATGGGCTGGCAGGTCTTGGCCGGATTAACAACCAGGGTCTTTCTTTCTCTAATCTCTTTGGGTGTATGTCGAAGCAGCATAAATTTCTCCTGTTGCTTTTTTATCTATATTTTCAACTATTCATATTAATGGCCATATGCCAAATCAGCCCATGGTCGTTATTCCCCAACGTATTTGGCGGACAACTCGGGAGCTTTTTGCCAGGGTGCTTCCAGGTACTCCCAGACGTTGGCGTTCAGCATGCGGTCGATTTCATCACAGAAATTCACAAAACCTTTGAATACCGCATAGGGACCACCCGTATCATAAGAGTGGAGCTGCTTCATGGGAATGCCGTGCTTCTGGACGGTGTATTTTTCCTTGATACCGGCACAGAAGATATCAGGCTTGTACATTTCGATAATGGTATCTGTCTCATGCTGGGAGATATCGTCTATCATCATGGAGTTCTCGACCATGTCGTATTTCATGCCGTCATATTCCTTAAACGGAAAACCCTTTTCTTCCAGGGCCTTCATCTCTTCTTCGGTTTTTCTGGGGTTATACCGGGTCTCGTCCGGTTCGATTTCCAGCTCCTCAATGTTTCTGGAGTCCGCATCAATTTTAATGGTCGGAATAATGTCACGGCCTTCGTAATCATCCCTGTGGGCAAATTCGTAGCCTGCGGAAAGCACTTCCATACCCATGGCCCTGAACAGTTCCTGGTAATGGTGGGCCCTGGAACCTCCCACAAACATCATGGCGCTTTTACCCTCGCACCGGGGTTTCACTTCTTTGATTTTAGCTTCAACCGGCACCATCTCTTCGGCAATCACCTCTTCCACCCGGTCAATGAGTTCTTGATCGCCAAAATAAGCGGCAATCTTGCGCAGGCTGCGTGCAGTTGACGTCGGCCCTAAGAAACTGACTTTTATCCAGGGGATACCATACTTTAGCTCAAGCATGTCGGCCACATAGTTGATTGAACGATGACACATGACCGTATTCAGGTCTGCGGTGTGGCAGTTGGCAAACTGGTCATAGGTGGAGTTGCCGGAAAAAGTGGAAATCAGGTCAATACCGCATTTATTGAGCAGTTCTTCAATGATAAAGCCGTCTCCGCCGATATTGTATTCGCCCAATAGGTTAATTTTGTACTTGGCGTCCAAGACCGTGTCATCCAAGCCCACAACATGGGTAAAAATGGCGTTATTGGCAATGTGATGGCCGGCGGACTGGCTCACGCCCTTATATCCTTCACAGGAAAATCCCCAGATGTTGATGCCCAACTTTTCTTTCATCTCTTTTGCCACGGCATGGATATCGTCGCCGATCAGACCCACCGGGCAGGTAGAAAAAATTGAGATGGCTTTGGGCTTAAAAAGGTCGTACGCTTCTTGGAGAGCAGCTTTGAGTTTCTTTTCTCCACCGAAAACAATGTCCTCGTCCTGCATGTCCGTGGAAAAGCAGTATGTCATATAATTATCGGAATCGTCTGATGGAGGTCGCGTCTGGTTACGTCGCGTCAGCCATGAATAAAATCCGCAGCCGATGGGGCCGTGGGTTAAATTAATAATATCCCTGGTCGGGCCCATGATAACGCCTTTGCAGCCGGCATAGCAGCATCCCCTCTGGGTGATGATGCCCGGGACGGTCCTGACATTGGCCGCTATCTGAAGGCTGCCTTTATCTTCGCCAGTCACTGGTGTGAGCTGTTTAGCTCGTTTTCGTGCCACTTTGGGCGGATACTTTGCCAGTATTGTTTTTTTTATCTCTTCCGCGTTAGCGGTGATGGTTCGTTCACCTGTCATATGTATACCCTATCTTTCCTCTCATGTTGTTAGCTTAAAATTCGTCAAGAACGGTATCTCCACGTTCAGATGTCCTCACAGAGATGGAATCCTCGGTGGGCTTAACCCAGATTTTCCCGTCTCCGGGCTGTCCGGTTTGGTTGGCTTTAATAATGGTATCTATTGTTTTTTGGACCAATGTGTCCGGAACAACCACAAACAGGGCACGTTTGGGGCGCAGGCGGTCGCCATGACCCAACTGGGCAATGGCCTCTTCATGCCCCTCTTGTGCCCCTTTGAGCAGTTCCATGTTCACCAGGCCTTTTCCACGCCCCAGACACTCCATAGCGGTCATGGAAGAGATGCCCGCGTCAATCAATGCTTTTTTGGTCTCATTGATCTTGTTCATGCGGACAACAGCCATAACCTCTTTCATGATGTCACCTCTTCATCGAGGTCAATGTCTTTTTTGCCGGAACTGATGGTGTAGGAATCGATGATCGGTGAAATGAAAATCTTGCCGTCGCCAAAGGCACCTTTCTCTCCGGTCTTTGCAGTTTCCAAAATGGTTTTCAGTAGAAAATCACGATCTTTTTCATCAATTACCGATATGAGCATCTCCTTGGGGATTTCATCATAGGTGATTTCACCAATTTTGATTCCCCGCTGTTTGCCACGTCCTGCCACGCTCATCCGGGTGACAGCCGGATATCCTGCTTCCATGAGTGCGGCCATGACTGCGTTAACCTTTTCAGGGCGAACAATGGATTTAATCATTACTTTCATATCAGTACTCCTTATGGTTCTGGCGTATAGGTTTATGAAGCGATTCCGTATTCAATGAGCATGTTTTCCAGCTCTTCAATTTCAAGGGGGGTGGGGATGACGAACATTTCATTTTCATCCATTTTTTTGGACAGCGCCCGGTATTCATCGGCCTGGGGGTGTTCCGGTGCAAAATCAATTACGGTTTTTCTGTTGATCTCAGCCTGCTGAACCATGTTGTCCCTGGGAACAAAGTGAAGCATCTGGGTGCCCAGTTTTTTAGCCAGCTGTACAATCATTTCCTCTTCGTTGTCGACCTGACGGGAATTGCAGATAAGACCGCCGAGACGAACACCGCCGGACTGGGCGAATTTCACGATACCCTTGCAGATGTTGTTGGCTGCATACATGGCCATCATTTCGCCGGATACGACAATATAGATCTCCTGGGCTTTACCTTCGCGGATGGGCATTGCAAAACCACCGCATACAACGTCGCCCAAAACATCATAAAATACATAATCCAGGTTCTGTTCTTCGTCATAGGCACCCAGTTGCTCGAGGAGGTTAATGGAGGTGATGATACCGCGGCCCGCGCAGCCGACACCGGGTTCGGGTCCGCCGGATTCCGTACACAAAACGCCGCCGTATCCAACTTTTCTAACATCTTCAAGTTCAACATCTTCACCCTCTTCTCTCAGGGTATCCAGAACGGTTTTCTGGGCCAGGCCGTTCAGCATAAGCCGGGTGGAATCAGACTTGGGGTCGCAGCCCACGATCATAATATTTTTGCCGGCTTCCACCAGCCCTGCAACAGTATTCTGGGTTGTAGTGGATTTGCCGATGCCGCCTTTTCCGTAGATTGCTACCTTTCTCATTATTTCTTCACTCCTTTAGTTAAATTTATTCGCCGCAACAGACAAAGGCTTGCCTGCCGTCGTAATGCTTATATTGCAACGGGTGTTCCAAGCACCTTTCGGATTGACGACAAAAAAATCTAACTGGTTTGAATTACGAATTGATTTAAATAAAAAAACTTTTTTATTTATGACAACACAAATAAAAAGAAATACATAAATTACAAAATTGAGATATAATACAATGCAAATATGTAATTTATTTCAAATATATTAATTATTATTCAGTAATTAATCAATTAATGATAAACTAAGTGCCTTCAAAAACTTACAATAAAAATGAAAAATATCTGCCAAATAAGCACATCCTAGCTAAGGATAAGAATACAAACTATCGAATTTAAATAAAATTTGCTCGTTTTTACTAAACAAATGATGGACTGACCCACAATTTTAGACAGATTCTGGGTTCAATGCATTTGAATATCGTTTAAAGCAGTAGGCGATGAATACCTTCACGATGGCTCAGTAACGGCTATAAAATTATTGCACAAATGTATTTAATGAGTCAAAACGAACTAATTCCGCATAATTCACTCAAATAAATAGCGTACGACTCAGTCTCGATGGCCTTAATATAGATACACATGAAAAAAAGTTTTCACTTGCTGCGTTATAACCTCTTACCACACACCATAACGCAGTAGACGAAAATTTTCACTTAGGCATTGCGCAGAAATAAATTATGCAGATTGTGCCGAATTTTTATTCGTATTTAAGGCGGGGCAATGCGCGCATAACGAGTGTAAGTGTTGCCCCAACGAAAAATACGGATAAAAAGGCAAGCAAAAGGAAGTCTGTGTCACCTGTACAGATCTTTCATATTCGTTGTGGGCTAAACCACGGTGAAAAACCAGGTCAGCCCGTGGCTGTTATACAATCAAACTGATTCCAGGGATTTTTCAACATGTCCACAAATATACGTCCTTGTCATATCGGCAATCTTTTCAGGGGGCATATCCTTGAACCGGGAAAAAGGAATGGTATCCAGGACCTTGACCGTCATTTTTGTGTGCCCCTGAAAGGACAGTGAATGTTTAGGCAAAGCCTTAGTGGTGTTGCTGATGGCTATGGGCTGAATGTCAACACCTGTATTTTTTGCCAGAATAAATGCCCCAGGTTTAAATCGGCCTATATGTCCATCTTTGGACCTGGTGCCTTCGGGGAAGAAAAAAATGGAGATATTTTGCCGCAAAAGCTTCTCACACTCGGCCATCATCGCTTTAATGCTCTCCTTATCCCCGCGCTTAAGTTTAATATCCCCATTGTTCAGTGCCATATTCCAACCAACGAACGGCAGTTTAAATACTGAAGCTTTAGACACCCACCGGTAGGGAAACAGCAGTTGATAAAGAACAAGTATATCCAGCTGGCTTTGATGATTGGACACAAACACATAGTTTTTGCGGATATCAAGCTTTTCCCGATTTAAAATTTTTACGGACCATGGCGGCATAACCCAAATATAAACCGAAGCCCAGAACGCGCTGAAAATGTTTGACACAATCCTTCGCGAATCAAAAGGTGCTGTGCATATCCGCAAAACACAAGCCATACAGAAAAAAAAGACGGAGGAAATACCAATAAATGCAATAAATAGGATTGAAAAAACCTTATTTAATACCGTCTTGCTATAACTCATATGGGGTCAAGCTCTCATACCCGTCATCTGTTACAAGGATGGTCTGTTCAAACTGGGCGGACAAGGATCCATCATTGGTCACCGCTGTCCATCGATCCTCAAGCACATGCAGCTCTTTTTTGCCTAAATTGACCATGGGTTCTATGGTAAATACCATACCCGGCACAAGCGTCACACCGGTGCCGCGCCGCCCAAAATGAAGGACCTGGGGCTGTTCATGGAAATCAATTCCCACACCATGACCCACGAATTCCCTGACAACAGAACACCTCTGACCTTCGGCATATTTTTGAATGGCATGACCAATATCCCCCAAGGTGGCCCCGGGCTTGACCTGCTCTATACCCAGCCGCAGGCTTTCGGCAGCCACAGACACAATTTTCTGGGCATCGCGCCCAGGCGTACCCACAAAAAAAGTTTTATTGGCATCGGCATAGTAACCGCCCAAAATCGGTGTTATATCAACATTGACAATATCTCCGTCTTCAAGCACCCGTTCACCGGGTATGCCGTGGCAGATCACATCATTAATGGAAACGCAGACACTTTTGGGAAACCCCCTGTAGTTGAGCGGTGCGGGCACAGCGCCGGCTTTTATAGTCTCTTCATGTACATAGGTGTTGATCTCATCGGTTTTTAAACCAGGCCGAATCATCTTTTCAACCCCGTCCATAATAGATAAAAGCAGTTCACCGCATTTTCGAATACCATCAATCTGCTCGGGTGTTTTCAGGATAATGTCATATTTATTTTTATATTTATCCTTCAAAGAAATTTGCATTTTTTTGTTCCTGCAGCAATTTTTAAATTTTTTCCCGCTGCCGCATGGGCACAGTTCATTGGGTCGAATGGTCGTTGATTTAATTTTCATAACATCTTAATCGCTTTCGCAGACCTCTCCCCAAAGGGAATGGGGGTATGCGTTTATAATTTCAAGTGTAACCAGATCCCCGATATCGGCCTGATCCGTTGCAAAATGAACAATCTTATTTGCATCGCTTCTGCCGAACATCTGTCTGGTATTTTTATTCTTTTTTACAAAGCCGTCCCGGGGTTTTGGACTGTCACCTTCGACCAGCACCGTTACTTTTTGCCCCACCAAGGCTTTGTTTTTCTTTTCAGTAATCTTTTCCTGGAAATCCAGCAGCTCATTGAGCCGATCGCGTTTGGTCTGTTCATCCAACTGATCTGAAAATTTGGCTGCCGGTGTAAATGATCTTGCTGAATAGGCAAATGCAAAGACCGCATCAAATTCTACAGTTTCAAGCAAATCCATGGTCTGCTGAAAATCTGCTTGCGTTTCTCCGGGAAACCCGACAATAATATCGGTGGACAGGGCAATATCCGGGCAAGCCTGCCTTAACGCTGAAATTCTTTTAAAATAGGTATCACGGTCATATTTACGGTTC
This window of the uncultured Desulfobacter sp. genome carries:
- a CDS encoding P-II family nitrogen regulator → MKVMIKSIVRPEKVNAVMAALMEAGYPAVTRMSVAGRGKQRGIKIGEITYDEIPKEMLISVIDEKDRDFLLKTILETAKTGEKGAFGDGKIFISPIIDSYTISSGKKDIDLDEEVTS
- the nifH gene encoding nitrogenase iron protein translates to MRKVAIYGKGGIGKSTTTQNTVAGLVEAGKNIMIVGCDPKSDSTRLMLNGLAQKTVLDTLREEGEDVELEDVRKVGYGGVLCTESGGPEPGVGCAGRGIITSINLLEQLGAYDEEQNLDYVFYDVLGDVVCGGFAMPIREGKAQEIYIVVSGEMMAMYAANNICKGIVKFAQSGGVRLGGLICNSRQVDNEEEMIVQLAKKLGTQMLHFVPRDNMVQQAEINRKTVIDFAPEHPQADEYRALSKKMDENEMFVIPTPLEIEELENMLIEYGIAS
- a CDS encoding lysophospholipid acyltransferase family protein, whose protein sequence is MSNIFSAFWASVYIWVMPPWSVKILNREKLDIRKNYVFVSNHQSQLDILVLYQLLFPYRWVSKASVFKLPFVGWNMALNNGDIKLKRGDKESIKAMMAECEKLLRQNISIFFFPEGTRSKDGHIGRFKPGAFILAKNTGVDIQPIAISNTTKALPKHSLSFQGHTKMTVKVLDTIPFSRFKDMPPEKIADMTRTYICGHVEKSLESV
- the map gene encoding type I methionyl aminopeptidase — its product is MKIKSTTIRPNELCPCGSGKKFKNCCRNKKMQISLKDKYKNKYDIILKTPEQIDGIRKCGELLLSIMDGVEKMIRPGLKTDEINTYVHEETIKAGAVPAPLNYRGFPKSVCVSINDVICHGIPGERVLEDGDIVNVDITPILGGYYADANKTFFVGTPGRDAQKIVSVAAESLRLGIEQVKPGATLGDIGHAIQKYAEGQRCSVVREFVGHGVGIDFHEQPQVLHFGRRGTGVTLVPGMVFTIEPMVNLGKKELHVLEDRWTAVTNDGSLSAQFEQTILVTDDGYESLTPYEL